TAATACCATCATGCTCTATTCCAAACAAAAATTTCTTGAAAATGCCGTTACCGAACAGGTTTTGGAAAAAGAAAAAAGCAATCTTATTATGGTTGAGGTTTTAAGCCATATTGTTGAGTTTCGTAATGGCGAGAGCGGAATGCATGTCCTTAACATTCGTACTGTCACAGAAATGCTTCTAAGGCAGCTCTGTGCTTTAAATGATCAATACGGCTATCTTCAATCCCAAATTTTATTGATCGCAAATGCATCTACGCTGCATGATATAGGAAAAATTTCTATTGATGAGCGAATTCTAAATAAGCCCGGCAGACTCACAGGCGAAGAATATGAGAAGATGAAAGCACATAGCAGCATTGGCGCGAATATGTTGGAAAAAACACGATATTATCCAAATGAAGCGCTTGTACGGATTGCAAGGGATATTTGCCGGTGGCACCATGAGCGGTATGATGGCGGAGGCTATCCTGATGGTCTTGCGGGTGATGAAATTCCTATCGAGGCGCAGGTAGTTTCCCTTGCGGATGTGTATGATGCTCTGACCCACAAGCGTGTTTATAAAGAAGCCTATTCGCACCAGAAGGCTTTTGAAATGATTTTCAGCGGTCAATGTGGTGTGTTTAATCCGTTATTGCTTCAATGTATGAAGGATATAGGCCCTATGTTGGAAAGCGAGTTAAAACTCCATTCGCTTGGTTATGTTACAAAAGAAGAAATAAAAGACATAACCCGGACTATCTTACAAAGCGGAGAGGCTTCCAACCGCACATTGGCCCTCTTAGAGCAGGAACGGATCAAATATCAATTTATTGCTGAAATGTCAAAAGAAATTCTTTTTGAATATACATATGAAACAGATGTCCTAACATTTTCGGAAGAGGGAGCTCTTCAACTGGGTTTGCCGGAAATTATTGTTAATCTGAAAGAAGATCAGTTGTTTAGGCAGGTTATGAAAGATGCCGACTATCAAGATCTGCACAATAAGCTTCTCTGTGCATCACCAAACAATCCTATAATCATGGAAAACTACTGCCTGTGTGTCAAAGGGCAGCAGCGATGGTATAAAATCACAGCCCGTCCTCTTTGGCTGGGGAATGATACGGATATAGTTACAGGAGCCATCGGAAAATGTACAGACATCCATGAGGAAATCAAAGAACTTGAGTTGTTGAAGAAAACAGCTCATATTGATGATTTAACTGGTTTGTACCGCAGAAATTTTGCTCGTAGAAAGATAAAAGAACTGCTCGCTAAAGAACATTCTGTGGGCAAAAATTATGCGTTGCTGCTGTTTGACCTGGATTGCTTTAAAAATGCCAATGATATGTATGGGCATATGTTCGGAGACCAGGTACTGCATGCAACAGCACAAAAAGTACAAAAATCGGTGCGAAACTCAGATATTATTGCCAGGATCGGAGGGGATGAATTCTTGATTTTTGTGGAATATAAGAATGACATCGCTTCACTGGTTGAACGTATTTTTCAATCGATTGGCGGAATGTATCAAGATTTTCATATTTGTGTGAGTATGGGCATTTCGCTTGCCCCTATGCACGCAACAGAATATGAGGATTTATTGAATTGTGCAGATCAGGCGCTTTATGCCGCAAAGCGTAAGGGACGGAACTGTTATTGTTTTTATGATGAGTCTATGGATAGTTTTTCGTCGGCGCTATCAGAAAAAATACCTTATGAGGAAAAGATGAGATGAAATACGATAAATACCAATATGACAGAATATTTGAAATTTTAAAGAATAAGATCGAATCCGGACGGATGCCGAAAGGCACGGCCCTTCCTTCCTATGCTGATCTTTGCAAAGAGTATAAAGTATCTAACAAAACCATACGGCGTGTGGTAGCAATGCTGTCTGAAGCCGGTTTCATTGAGACAAAGGAGCGGAAGCTTTCCGTGGTTGCATATGATCTGGCGGGTACGGAAAAGGCTTTATCAGATAACTTGAAAGAACCCAATATCCCTGTTATGACAGATATCTTAAAAACAGCGGAAATTCTTTATTATCCGTTTATATGCCATGGAATATCGCTGTGCGACAAGTATGACTGGGATATCCCTGAAAGAATTGCCCGGCAGCTGAACCCCAGGATACCAGAGCTTTTTTGGAAAAACTCAAAGCTGGTCTGGCGTTTTTTTATTGCCAGATGTGAAAATGAGTTAAGCCTTCATATTGTTGATGGTCTTGGTTTCCTGGGAGTAGAATACAGGGAAAACAACTTTGACTCACGCGTCGTATATCAGCAGACGCTTATCGATTTTATCCAAAAGAGCAGAGTAGAGGCGCCTGCAAGCGAAGTCATCAAAGATTTCCTTACATATATCCATTTTATTACGATTTCAAGGGAAGATTTTCAATGCTTTGTGCCTGCTGATTCGCCATTTTGTATCGGCGTTCAGGGACTTGACCAGTGGATGAAAACAGCGGAAGAACGCTATTCCAGTGTATACCTGGATATTTTGGGGCTTATCGCGATCGGGTATTATCAGCCGGGTGACAGACTGCCTTCTCATGCCCAGATGCAGAAGCAGTATGGCGTCAGTGTAAATACGACGACGCAGGCTATTCAGTGCCTGCAGGAATGGGGCGTTGTAAAGGCAACCCGTGGGAAAGGGATTTTTGTTTCTGCAAATATAGATACATTGAACAATATTCAAGTGGATCCGAAATTAATTGCCAGCCATCTCAGGAGATATTTCGAGTGCCTGGAACTGCTTTCCTTAACGGTAGAGGGAGTGGCTTACCATGTTGCGGCTCATGTAACCGATGAGCAAATACAAAAATTAATCCGGCAATTAGACGAAGCGAAAAAATACGGCAGCCTATATCAACCAGCTCCTGTTGTTCTGCTGGAATTTTTGACAGAGCATATTAGACTGGACGCCCTGCGGTCGATCTATACGATTGTACTCAAAAATTACCGGATTGGCCGTAAAATACCCAAATTAATAAACAGGGCCAAACCATACAGAAAACTGGAAATACATGGCAGGTGTGCAGCAGTTGCGAAGGTATTGTCCGACGGGGATCAGAGTGCATTTGCAAAGCAGGCTGCGGAAATGTTCAAGTATACCCATCAGCTTATCATTGAAGAGTGTAAAGAGTTGGGATACTGGAATACGGTCAAGGATATATACGACGGCTCCCAACTGTGGAAATAGTGTCGATATTATGAGGAAACAAAGTGAAAAGAGCGATGAATGGAAAAATGAAAAAAACCGGAGCGGAAATCCTGCCTCGGATCAGATGTATAACGGTTCTTCTGACGGTGGCGCTCATCTCCGAAATTTTTTTGTTTACCGTTACATACCGTCATTTAAACCAGTCTATCCAAAATGAGCGTATCGATTCGATCGAGCAAATGAGTACTCTTATTTCGGAAAAGCTGTTTCTATTAAGGCAAAATTATGAGGATAAGGTACGGCAGGCGGCTCTCGTCATTATGGACAACCATGTCCGGTCGCTGGACCAGGAACATCCTCTGCTCCAGGGGGTTGAACAGCTTTACCTGCTGGCTGAGGATGGCTCCTGTATCTCTTTAACAGGCGATAAGATCCTGCTGTCTGAATCGGAGGAGATCAGGAAGCTGAAAACCTCGGATGAGGTTCGGACGGATTTTTGTACGGTACAGACAAAAGGAGATTTTTGGGTTTTTATGTCTCCTCTTTCTGGCGTAACCATAGAGAATAAAGAGTTCTTCGGAGTTATTATGCTGGTGGACTCAAATACCTATGCAGAGATCGCCGCCACAGCTTTATATGAGAATCAGGGCGCTTCCTATGTGGTGAACCGGTTGGGCGTGATCGAACTGCGGCCAACCAAGTCCACCGCAAATGAGTATTTCGGTGGGTATAACCTGCTCCATATCCTGCGTGAAAAAAATGTGGATGAGCAGCAGATCTTTGTGCTGCAGCAGGGACTGAAAGAACAGCAGGAAGTCAATTTTATCGCTAAAATAGGTGGGGAAACATGGCGGATACAGAGTTTTCCGGATAGCTGGGGAAACAGCATTGTTATTACAGTGCCCATATCGATCACGGCCCGGTCAACCTTTGACGGAATGCGGAATGTAGTCATTATGATTGGACTTATCCTCCTGACTGTGGTGATCATGGCACTGGTCTGGGTCTCCTACTATGTGAAAAAGGGTCAGCAAATCAAATTGGAGCAGGCGAAAGCAGCATTGAAGAGCGATTTTATGAACAAGGTCTCTCATGATATCCGTACACCGTTGACTGCCGTGATTGGGCTGAATGATCTTCTGATGCATAATGCAGACAAACCGGAAGTTGTAGCGGAATGTGCACAAAAAGCGAAAAAGTCTGGTGAATATCTTGTCTCTATTATCAATGACGTTCTGGATTTAAGCCGGATTGAATGTGGAAAGCTGCGGCTTTCACAAAAAGCTTTTGATATGAAGGAACTGCTGGAGACTGTTGTTCAGTTGGAGACATATCCTGCTGGAGAGAAAGCGCTGAATTTTTGCCTGGATTGCCCGGAAAATTTCCACAGAGGATTTTTAGGAGATGCCGTTCGCATCAAGCAGTGTCTCATCAATCTGGTTTCCAACGCCATCAAATTTACGCCTGAACAGGGAACTGTGACTCTGACCTACCGGGAACAGACGGATAGCAGCAGATATACCAGAGCTTATTTTGTGGTGGAGGACACTGGGATCGGTATGAGCGAAGCGTTTATGCAGCAAATGTTCCATCCCTTTGAGCAGGAACAGTCTTCCCTTACTTCTTCTCATGTAGGCAGCGGCCTGGGGCTGGCGATTGTGCACAATCTGGTGACCCTGATGAACGGAACCATCCATGTGGAGAGCAAATTGAAGCAAGGGAGCAGATTTGTCATAGAACTTCCCTTGGAGCGCACCGGATTGAATGAACAGAACCTTGAAAACATGAACACCGATGAATTGCCTGCATATTTGCTTGGCAGGAGAATCCTGTTGGCAGAGGATAACGAAATCAACCGTGAGATTGTCACAGAGCTTTTAACCGGACTAGGCTTTGTCGTCGATGGTGCTGGAAATGGCGCTGAGGCTGTAGAGCGCTTCCAGGATTCTTCTGAGGGATATTATTCCATGATTTTGATGGACATCCAGATGCCGGTGATGAGTGGCCTGGATGCCGTATCAGCCATACGCGGATCGGATCATATGGACGCCGGGATCATCCCCATCATTGCCTTATCTGCAAACGCTTTTGAAGAGGATGTAGAGAAATCCCTTGCCCACGGCATGCAGGCGCATATCAGCAAGCCGGTAGATATGAGTATGCTCAAGAAATTGTTTGTCAAATATATACACGAAAGAGGGGGCGCAGAATGAAAAAACGGAAGTTTTTTTGCATCGTTCCAGTCCTGAGCCTATTGACGGGCATGGGTGGATGCACCGACACGCCGCGTGAAACGGAGGTTAGAGCACGGTTCTGCCAGGAGAATGAGATTTTGACCTGTGAACCTGTGGATTTTGATAAAACGGTGATCACCATCGGCATATACGCCCCCTGTAATTCGGATCCGGTGGAGCTTGCCATTGAGGCACAATTCCCTAATATCGATATTGTTACCCTGGATCAGGTCAGCGTCCCCGACATCCAGTCGTACGTAAAGCAGCCTGGCGTACAGCATGATTTGGAAGATATTATATTTATGGGCTATGTAAAAGATATGGCGGTAAGTGACAGCATATTTTATGACTTATCTGCGGAAGATTTCACTTCTCTTTACAATCAGGCTGTATTAAACAGCATGAGTTCCGGTGGCAGTCTTTACCAGCTTCCGATCAATAGTTCCGTACAGGGGATCTTTTACAACAAAAGTCTGTTTGAGGCGCATGGCTGGGAAATCCCGGAGACGGTCGAGGCATTTTATACTTTGTGCGACGAAATTACTGCACAGGGTATCCGCCCTTTTGTCCCCTGTTACAAGTATTCTCCGGACGGAGTTGGTCTGGGGTTTAGCAACCGTGCCGTTTTTTCCACTATGGATAAACGGAAGCAGTATGAGCTTTTCTGTAGAGGACAGGCCTCCTGCAAAGGGCTGCTGGAGCCGTATTTCGAGGTACACAAAACCCTTTATGACCGAGGCATCGTGGTGGAAGGCGACTTCTCCTCCAGCCTGACAAGAAACCGCCGCGCCCTATACGCAGGTGAGATCGCTATGCTGCCGGAACAACTGACCATGTTTTCTCTGTATGAGGATGAGCAGCCGGAATGTGAGCTTGGATTTTTCGGTTACCCCTCTCATACGCCTGGGGATCGGTGGATGCAGATGTCACCGGGGCGCAGCATGGCACTGTCTAAGGAATCTATGGAAGACAGCAATAAAAAGCAGGTTCTATTGGACATCCTGGCGTTTCTCAGTACAGATGAGGGGCAGGAGGCTTTGTTAGAAGTTTTTTCGGGGCTGAGCAGTGTGAAATCCGCTCAGGCAGATTTGAGAGAAGAATTTTGGGACGTACAAAGATGTGTGGAAAACGGACAGGTTTTTTTTGCGAACAGGATTGGAAATGATCTTCACAACCAAACTCTGAAGGCCTATTTGGAAGGCAGGATGACCTTGGAGCAGGCTCTTGCCCAAACAGACGCTATGGTTAAAAACATCTCGGCCAACCAAGTACCCGATGAATCAATCGGAACCGCAACCGAGGAGTTTACAATCCTGGAAACCAGCAGTTTTATTGCTGATGCCATGCGTTCTGCCACCGGAGCTGAGATTGCCCTCATTCCCCACAGTTCTTACTATGCGGGAAATTATGCGAAGTTTTATGAGGGAGAGGTTACAATGCTATACCGCTTTTATCTGAGAGGGCTGGGCAACGGGGACTATCTGACCACTTATGAAATTACCGGCGCCAATCTGAAAAATCTGATGGAGCACCCAGTCATCAACGGGGAAGAAGTTAATGCCATGTATGCCTTTTCCGGCTTGAACATGGAGTACGCCCCATGGCGGGCATGGGATGAAAATGTAATAAAGCTGACCCTGGCTAACGGAGAAGAGATCGAGGACGATAAGAGCTACATCGTGGCTGCATGGCCCACCTCTATTGACGGACGTTATCTCACCTCCACCCTGGACGTCCACAGCGAGCTGGGCAGTAATATTGATCTGGTCACTTCCGCTGTCAAACAGGCAGGGACCATCTCTCCGGCAAAAGATCACCGGCTGATACTGCGCTGGGATTAAAACCACAAAAACAGGAGCTTATATGAAACAATCTATGAGAAGATTAAAAAAATACAGAACAGGAGTTCTTACTGTGGCAATCCTGCTTGTGATTCTGCTTTTAGTGGATAGTCCTGCCTATGCCGCAAAAGAACACCCTGTCCGGCTGCGAATCCCATTTCCAGAAACAGAAGGCTTTACGATGACCGATGAAAATGGAAACCGGTCTGGACTGGTCGTGGATTATTTGTATGAGATCGCAAAATATACCGGCTGGTCATATGAATTCATTGATACGGATGCGAATGTCATGGTGCAGGATTTTATTGCAGGTCAATATGATCTTATGGGCGGCACTTACTATTCAGAGGCATTTGAGCAATACTTTGCCTACCCGGATTATAGCTGTGGCAATACCAAAGCTGTTCTGCTGGCCCGCCAGGACAATGACGCCATTAAAGGTTATGATCTAAGGGATTTTAATGGGAAGACCATAGGTGTTGTGAAGCAGGCAGCTGATAATGTGCGCCGGCTGGAGGAATTTTTATCTTTCAATGGCTTAGTCTGCACAATCAGGCCATACACAGCTGAAGATGTTGCCTCCAATCAAATTAATCTGGATCTGGAGGCTGGGATAATCGATCTTAAGCTCGGAAATGCAACAGATGATATAGGTGAATTCCGTGCGGTAGCGTATTTTGATGCGCAGCCTCATTATCTGGTTGTGCAGCCGGACAATAAGGAACTGCTTGACCAGTTAAATTGGGCAATGGAGCTTATCCTGTTGTCTGATCCTCATTTTTCAGAGGAAGTTTATAAACGGTATTTCGATGATACAGGTGTGCAGAACCTGCTGCTGACCGAGGAAGAAAAAGACTATATTCAACAGGAGGGTACCGTAACGGTGGCGGTTCCCGCCTATTTTCATCCGCTTTATTGTATTGGTTATGAGGATGGGGATCATGCCGGACTGATACCAGAGCTGCTGGAAAAAATAACTGCGCGATATGGGATCCAATTTTCTTATATATTGTCGGACTCTTACGCCCATACCCAGCAACTGGTCATCGAAGGCAAAGCTGACATGGCGGGTATTTTCTTTGATGATGCGGCGGATGCCATGCGGAGTGAGCTGATACAGACCAAGCCCTATGCCGCGTTAAATGACTTGATTGTACGCAACCGGACCGTGACCTATCCGGCTGACGGATTAACCTGCGGTCTTTTAGAAGGACGTTGCCTTCCCACTTATATAAAAGCAAGCGAAGTGATATATTTTACTACCATTGATGAAGTTTTGTCCGCAGTAAATACTGGTAAAGTGGATTTTGCATGTGGGCTTTCTGCACGGGTGGAAAAAATGATGCAGGAAAACATTTATACCAACGTCGTTCCGGTTACCTTGTCGGCAAACCGGATGAACATCAGTTTTGCTATGCCTGTGCCAGCAAAACCGGAGCTGCTGTCCATCATTAATAAGGGTATTAACAGCTTATCCGAGGATGACCGGATTTCCCTTTTAGATCACAATCTGGTCTCTATTGGAAATGCCAAAGTATCAGTAAAAAATTTTGTTGAGACCAATCCTATTTTATCGATCACTGCAATATCAGTTTTTTTGCTGCTCGTCATAGTTGTTGTTATTGCAATCGCTAACCTGCGCATAAAAAATGCCAATATGCAAAAAGACATTGTTAGAGCAGAAGCGGAGAATAAAGCAAAAAGTGAATTCCTTTCCCGAATGAGCCATGAAATCCGTACACCGATGAATGCCATTGT
This portion of the Clostridium sp. AN503 genome encodes:
- a CDS encoding extracellular solute-binding protein, whose protein sequence is MKKRKFFCIVPVLSLLTGMGGCTDTPRETEVRARFCQENEILTCEPVDFDKTVITIGIYAPCNSDPVELAIEAQFPNIDIVTLDQVSVPDIQSYVKQPGVQHDLEDIIFMGYVKDMAVSDSIFYDLSAEDFTSLYNQAVLNSMSSGGSLYQLPINSSVQGIFYNKSLFEAHGWEIPETVEAFYTLCDEITAQGIRPFVPCYKYSPDGVGLGFSNRAVFSTMDKRKQYELFCRGQASCKGLLEPYFEVHKTLYDRGIVVEGDFSSSLTRNRRALYAGEIAMLPEQLTMFSLYEDEQPECELGFFGYPSHTPGDRWMQMSPGRSMALSKESMEDSNKKQVLLDILAFLSTDEGQEALLEVFSGLSSVKSAQADLREEFWDVQRCVENGQVFFANRIGNDLHNQTLKAYLEGRMTLEQALAQTDAMVKNISANQVPDESIGTATEEFTILETSSFIADAMRSATGAEIALIPHSSYYAGNYAKFYEGEVTMLYRFYLRGLGNGDYLTTYEITGANLKNLMEHPVINGEEVNAMYAFSGLNMEYAPWRAWDENVIKLTLANGEEIEDDKSYIVAAWPTSIDGRYLTSTLDVHSELGSNIDLVTSAVKQAGTISPAKDHRLILRWD
- a CDS encoding ATP-binding protein, producing the protein MKRAMNGKMKKTGAEILPRIRCITVLLTVALISEIFLFTVTYRHLNQSIQNERIDSIEQMSTLISEKLFLLRQNYEDKVRQAALVIMDNHVRSLDQEHPLLQGVEQLYLLAEDGSCISLTGDKILLSESEEIRKLKTSDEVRTDFCTVQTKGDFWVFMSPLSGVTIENKEFFGVIMLVDSNTYAEIAATALYENQGASYVVNRLGVIELRPTKSTANEYFGGYNLLHILREKNVDEQQIFVLQQGLKEQQEVNFIAKIGGETWRIQSFPDSWGNSIVITVPISITARSTFDGMRNVVIMIGLILLTVVIMALVWVSYYVKKGQQIKLEQAKAALKSDFMNKVSHDIRTPLTAVIGLNDLLMHNADKPEVVAECAQKAKKSGEYLVSIINDVLDLSRIECGKLRLSQKAFDMKELLETVVQLETYPAGEKALNFCLDCPENFHRGFLGDAVRIKQCLINLVSNAIKFTPEQGTVTLTYREQTDSSRYTRAYFVVEDTGIGMSEAFMQQMFHPFEQEQSSLTSSHVGSGLGLAIVHNLVTLMNGTIHVESKLKQGSRFVIELPLERTGLNEQNLENMNTDELPAYLLGRRILLAEDNEINREIVTELLTGLGFVVDGAGNGAEAVERFQDSSEGYYSMILMDIQMPVMSGLDAVSAIRGSDHMDAGIIPIIALSANAFEEDVEKSLAHGMQAHISKPVDMSMLKKLFVKYIHERGGAE
- a CDS encoding diguanylate cyclase, which gives rise to MKLQNKVLIVDDSELNRSLLADMLQDEYEILEAENGLRAVKLLEFYQFEISLILLDIMMPEMDGFGVLAMMNKNKWIERIPVIIISAETTAAYIDAAYDLGATEYVNRPFDPKTIRRRVANTIMLYSKQKFLENAVTEQVLEKEKSNLIMVEVLSHIVEFRNGESGMHVLNIRTVTEMLLRQLCALNDQYGYLQSQILLIANASTLHDIGKISIDERILNKPGRLTGEEYEKMKAHSSIGANMLEKTRYYPNEALVRIARDICRWHHERYDGGGYPDGLAGDEIPIEAQVVSLADVYDALTHKRVYKEAYSHQKAFEMIFSGQCGVFNPLLLQCMKDIGPMLESELKLHSLGYVTKEEIKDITRTILQSGEASNRTLALLEQERIKYQFIAEMSKEILFEYTYETDVLTFSEEGALQLGLPEIIVNLKEDQLFRQVMKDADYQDLHNKLLCASPNNPIIMENYCLCVKGQQRWYKITARPLWLGNDTDIVTGAIGKCTDIHEEIKELELLKKTAHIDDLTGLYRRNFARRKIKELLAKEHSVGKNYALLLFDLDCFKNANDMYGHMFGDQVLHATAQKVQKSVRNSDIIARIGGDEFLIFVEYKNDIASLVERIFQSIGGMYQDFHICVSMGISLAPMHATEYEDLLNCADQALYAAKRKGRNCYCFYDESMDSFSSALSEKIPYEEKMR
- a CDS encoding transporter substrate-binding domain-containing protein produces the protein MKQSMRRLKKYRTGVLTVAILLVILLLVDSPAYAAKEHPVRLRIPFPETEGFTMTDENGNRSGLVVDYLYEIAKYTGWSYEFIDTDANVMVQDFIAGQYDLMGGTYYSEAFEQYFAYPDYSCGNTKAVLLARQDNDAIKGYDLRDFNGKTIGVVKQAADNVRRLEEFLSFNGLVCTIRPYTAEDVASNQINLDLEAGIIDLKLGNATDDIGEFRAVAYFDAQPHYLVVQPDNKELLDQLNWAMELILLSDPHFSEEVYKRYFDDTGVQNLLLTEEEKDYIQQEGTVTVAVPAYFHPLYCIGYEDGDHAGLIPELLEKITARYGIQFSYILSDSYAHTQQLVIEGKADMAGIFFDDAADAMRSELIQTKPYAALNDLIVRNRTVTYPADGLTCGLLEGRCLPTYIKASEVIYFTTIDEVLSAVNTGKVDFACGLSARVEKMMQENIYTNVVPVTLSANRMNISFAMPVPAKPELLSIINKGINSLSEDDRISLLDHNLVSIGNAKVSVKNFVETNPILSITAISVFLLLVIVVVIAIANLRIKNANMQKDIVRAEAENKAKSEFLSRMSHEIRTPMNAIVGTTALIAMKDDVPESIKENLAKLKATSQYLLALINDILDMSRIDNGMLSIAEEDFSLQQMLNEFCSMMQTQAKGREIALCCETNFEHSDLKGDAIRLKQVLMNLVSNAIKFTQPGGTVHLTVEETSSSDLQAVYLFKVSDNGIGIKAEDLERIFESFVQTGANLMRSQGTGLGLPISRNIVQLMGGTLEVKSRINEGSEFFFSIPLAFGSPIDLKQELETSFCFENVRILLAEDHPINAEIAMDILTLKGAQAELAEDGAKAVRLFEQSAPGYFDLILMDMRMPNMGGLEATRAIRASDHPDAAKIPIIALTANSFQEDKDMAKEAGMNDFLSKPLEIDLLYTVLQKWMGR
- a CDS encoding GntR family transcriptional regulator encodes the protein MKYDKYQYDRIFEILKNKIESGRMPKGTALPSYADLCKEYKVSNKTIRRVVAMLSEAGFIETKERKLSVVAYDLAGTEKALSDNLKEPNIPVMTDILKTAEILYYPFICHGISLCDKYDWDIPERIARQLNPRIPELFWKNSKLVWRFFIARCENELSLHIVDGLGFLGVEYRENNFDSRVVYQQTLIDFIQKSRVEAPASEVIKDFLTYIHFITISREDFQCFVPADSPFCIGVQGLDQWMKTAEERYSSVYLDILGLIAIGYYQPGDRLPSHAQMQKQYGVSVNTTTQAIQCLQEWGVVKATRGKGIFVSANIDTLNNIQVDPKLIASHLRRYFECLELLSLTVEGVAYHVAAHVTDEQIQKLIRQLDEAKKYGSLYQPAPVVLLEFLTEHIRLDALRSIYTIVLKNYRIGRKIPKLINRAKPYRKLEIHGRCAAVAKVLSDGDQSAFAKQAAEMFKYTHQLIIEECKELGYWNTVKDIYDGSQLWK